Proteins encoded in a region of the Mercenaria mercenaria strain notata chromosome 1, MADL_Memer_1, whole genome shotgun sequence genome:
- the LOC123522891 gene encoding uncharacterized protein LOC123522891, with the protein MAGHDAEIDYYNSLEIKPYIGAIILVLTLMVLGIVGNVHVLFVYTFRMRATSHRIFIIVLAVLDLLSCTVSMPFITADMFHRFTFNAPIACRILRFFLYFFAGSSGFLLLPIAVDRYADYFLIFRYLKTCRPFGQQINPYRAKLLCAVVLIFCVFSFWPIPVLYGHSTVITPNPNITGFTCYLDDAFKDTFYLAYWNGIMMILAFFTVIGLIVLYYMIGKSIRKHVKAKNKLLVKEQINKLPDKSKQHTSDSQSRGFLNKLRKGKEKNKKENVKLKKCTVDRATVKANFSSRETSWNTEIESSCDMSEKESTTTNIVRGVALNISDIDFDVPVDKNKDEQTDNNSSSKGTAGAENELKVANTVHKTENAKSVTKDHNIIKTNGAEISNNEGQCNTKEQTTVNRENSRKHREALRNLKRSKRTTKMFFAITVLYFVTFIPHLTLQVITLTQDNFVASLSFAGQTVYHIVFYCSFLNSMVNCYVYGFFDTMFRDELRKIYTCKICNSS; encoded by the exons ATGGCTGGACATGACGCAGAAATCGACTATTACAATAGTTTGGAAATAAAACCATATATCGGGGCTATAATTTTAGTACTGACATTAATGGTTTTAGGAATTGTTGGAAATGTGCACGTTCTTTTCGTGTATACCTTTCGAATGAGAGCAACGAGCCACAGAATATTTATTATAGTTTTGGCAGTGCTAGATTTGTTGTCTTGTACAGTTAGCATGCCTTTTATAACAGCAGATATGTTTCACAGATTTACATTTAACGCACCAATTGCGTGTAGGATATTAcggttttttctttatttctttgccGGGTCTTCAGGATTTCTTCTTTTACCTATTGCAGTTGACAG atatgcagACTATTTTCTCATCTTCAGATACCTGAAGACATGCAGACCTTTCGGACAGCAGATAAATCCATACAGAGCAAAGTTATTATGCGcagttgttttgatattttgtgtattttcgtTTTGGCCGATTCCAGTCCTCTATGGCCACAGCACCGTCATAACGCCAAACCCAAATATTACTGGCTTTACATGTTACCTTGACGATGCGTTCAAAGACACTTTTTACCTGGCATATTGGAACGGTATCATGATGATCCTAGCATTTTTCACTGTTATTGGTCTAATAGTACTATATTACATGATTGGAAAAAGtattcgaaaacatgttaaagcaAAGAACAAACTACttgttaaagaacaaataaacaaacttCCTGATAAGTCTAAACAACATACTAGTGACAGTCAGTCACGTGGCTTTCTCAATAAACTGCGgaaaggtaaagaaaaaaataaaaaggagaaTGTAAAATTGAAGAAATGTACTGTAGACAGAGCAACTGTAAAAGCGAATTTTAGTTCCAGAGAAACCAGTTGGAATACTGAAATCGAATCAAGTTGCGATATGTCTGAAAAAGAAAGTACTACAACTAACATAGTAAGAGGTGTCGCATTGAACATTAGTGACATCGACTTTGACGTTCCTGTCGACAAGAATAAAGATGAACAAACAGACAATAACAGTTCAAGTAAAGGGACTGCTGGTGCAGAGAACGAGCTTAAAGTTGCTAACACGGTACATAAGACAGAGAATGCTAAATCTGTTACGAAAGACCATaacattatcaaaacaaatgGGGCAGAGATTTCAAACAATGAAGGTCAGTGTAATACTAAAGAGCAGACAACAGTTAATCGTGAAAATTCCCGCAAACACAGAGAGGCTTTGCGAAACCTAAAGAGATCTAAAAGAACAACTAAAATGTTTTTTGCCATCACAGTCTTGTATTTTGTGACCTTTATACCACACCTGACCCTTCAGGTTATTACACTTACACAAGATAATTTTGTTGCCAGTTTATCATTTGCTGGGCAGACAGTTTACCACATTGTGTTTTATTGTTCCTTTCTGAATAGCATGGTTAATTGTTACGTCTACGGATTCTTTGATACCATGTTTAGGGATGAGCTCAGGAAAATTTATACTTGTAAAATCTGTAACAGTTCTTGA